Genomic DNA from Marinitoga sp. 1197:
GTTCTTCATACTCTTGAGCTTCTCTAATCATTCTTTCAATATCTTCTGAAGATAATTTATTTCTACCTGTAACAACCATTGATTGTTGTTTTCCGGTTCCTAAATCCTTAGCTGAAACGTTAACTATACCATTAGCATCTATATCAAATGAAACTTCAATTTGTGGAACTCCTCTTGGTGCTGGTGGTATACCGGTTAATTTAAAACTTCCAAGGAAGAAATTATCTCTTGCTAAAGGTCTTTCTCCCTGGAAAACTCCAATTTCAACTTCACTCTGGAAATCAGCAGCGGTTGTAAATACTTTGCTTTTTCTAATTGGGATTTTGCTGTTTTTAGGAATAATAACTTCCATTAAACCACCTTTAACCTCAACACCTAATGATAAAGGTGTAACATCAACTAAAACTAAGTCTTGTTCCGTATTTCCAGTCATAATCGCTGCTTGCACAGCAGCACCAACAGCAACTGCTTCGTCTGGGTTAACGCCTTTACTTGGCTCTTTTTGGAAAATTGATTTTACTAAATCCTGAACAGCGGGAATCCTTGTTGAACCTCCAACTAATAGGACGTCATCTATTTCCTGTGAAGATAAACCTGCATCTTTTAAAGCAGTTTCAATAGGACCTCTTGTTGATTCGATTAAGTCTCTTACCAATTCTTCGAATTTCTTTCTTGTTAATGTTTTTTGTAAATGTACAGGTTGTCCATTTACTACCGTTATAAATGGTAAATTTATTTCTGTTTCTAATTTTGTAGAAAGTTCTATTTTTGCAGCTTCAGCAGCCTCTTTTAAACGTTGCATAGCCTGCCTGTCATTTGATATATCTGAAGCATGTTCTTTCTTAAATTCTTCCACTAACCAGTTTATTATTCTCTGGTCAAAATCGTCTCCACCAAGATGATTATTACCAGAAGTAGATACAACTTCAATAACACCTTCACCGACATCTAAAATAGAAACATCAAAAGTTCCTCCACCAAGATCATACACAACAATTTTTTTATCTTCATGAACCTTATTTAATCCAAAAGCAATTGAAGCAGCTGTTGGCTCGTTGATAATTCTCAAAACCTCCAAACCTGCTATTTCTCCAGCTTCCTTAGTTGCCTGCCTTTGAGCGTCGTTGAAATAAGCAGGTACTGTAATAACAGCTTTTTTGATCTTTCCGCCTAAGTATGCTTCAGCATCTCTTACTAATTTTTGTAAAACAAATGCACT
This window encodes:
- the dnaK gene encoding molecular chaperone DnaK; the protein is MAEKEYVVGIDLGTTNSAIAWMKPDGNVEVIPNAEGKRTTPSIVHFSKDGTVIAGEPAKRQVVLHPERTIRSIKRKMGSDYKVSIDNKSFTPQQISAFVLQKLVRDAEAYLGGKIKKAVITVPAYFNDAQRQATKEAGEIAGLEVLRIINEPTAASIAFGLNKVHEDKKIVVYDLGGGTFDVSILDVGEGVIEVVSTSGNNHLGGDDFDQRIINWLVEEFKKEHASDISNDRQAMQRLKEAAEAAKIELSTKLETEINLPFITVVNGQPVHLQKTLTRKKFEELVRDLIESTRGPIETALKDAGLSSQEIDDVLLVGGSTRIPAVQDLVKSIFQKEPSKGVNPDEAVAVGAAVQAAIMTGNTEQDLVLVDVTPLSLGVEVKGGLMEVIIPKNSKIPIRKSKVFTTAADFQSEVEIGVFQGERPLARDNFFLGSFKLTGIPPAPRGVPQIEVSFDIDANGIVNVSAKDLGTGKQQSMVVTGRNKLSSEDIERMIREAQEYEEQDKRKREEIELKNQADDLAYQVEKLINENKDKVPEDQKTRLETLIKDVRDAINNNDIAKLKIVMEDLKNESMKLGQYIYQQAQAAQGSANQNPEDTQNQNS